AATTCAATGTCGTGAATGCAGGTGACATTGGTGATTTAATTCCGGTATTATTACAAGACATTGAACTAATGCCATTTATCTGATCCAATTTTCCAGTGGTATCATATTGTCCATAATAACCAGTGCTATATGAGGAATGTTGTGTATTAGATGGATTAGAATCGGATTTGACGTTGGATGTTTGTTGATATGAGGATGGCATGGATGTTTGCatgttattatttgaatcgCTACAACCGGAATTAGGTGCCTGAGAAGTTGTATtagtcgttgttgatgacgatgatgatgaatgaaatgtacTGCTACTATTCGTGATCGTAGCTGAAGTTGTTGATGCTGCCAATGTCGAGCTGGTCGATGTTGATGTAGCTGATGAAGACGGTTGTGCCGAATTATTCATAGGTGTTGTGAACAAACTTGGATTCCATCCGGTACTAGATTTGAGGCTAATTTCACGCTGTGCGGAATAACATTGAAGATGACTGATTAAACGAAGTCGAAGTGGATCCTGAAAATCCAATCCTTCATGTACGACAAGATAACGTGCACATTCGGCCGCACATTCACGAAATCCAATGATATGATAATCGGTGGCAAATTTATGcggatcaaatgaaaatgcatCGAATCCTTTCGAATGTAGCATCCTTAAATGATCGACAGTCATCTGAAGAATTTCGGCCTTTTCCAATTTGGCTGAACCTTGTTTTTCGAATGCAGCAGGTACTAGACGTTTCAATTCATGTAATGAATTATTGATACGATCTCGTCGacgtttttcaatcatctatcaatataaaaaaccGGAACAATGAGAAATAGTCGCCAACAAATGTTGAATATTAAAACACTTACGCctcgtcgtttttttcggCTCATCAAATGACAATTACTATCCAGGCTATTTGCATCGCCCATTTGTATGCTGaaattacaaaataaaaatcattcattaatgtaaagaaaaaatacgACAAAATCAACTATTCAAAATTAacgtcatttttgttttttttacacctGTCTTCCTGTTTGTGTATTGTATAATCCCTGAACTGACCTAAACTTGTCATTAGGTTGtgtaaatgaatttgatgaatgatgttgttgtggttgatgATGTGGGTGGGTAAGGTGATTATTTGCCATGCTTTGTACATGATGGCTCgcttgttgctgctgttgttggtgatgatgattatgatcatggCTATggtgatgctgatgatgatgatttgaatttgtcgTTTGAGCGTTTTTACGCCACATGTCCATCACCTGATAACTACCGAAACtatcaaaacacacacactaatgatactaacaaacaaattttttttattgtaaatACAAACAAAGCAGATGATACACAGCAATTAGAGTATCGACACGTGAGAGTTGTTACACAATACGTCTTCAAGGAAACGCCGTACGCCTGCTGGACAGACGTACGGATGATGATCCGACACACGCCAACTTTATACTTTTAAAAGATCTAAAAGAATAAATGATTTGTcacagacaaacacacacacacacccgcACATGTATACACTAACAATGTGTCAAACACACGGCCGGACACGATCAGAGAAAAAGTGCTAAGTCAATCTTAAAGACTTAATCATCAGGATTGCAACATCACCACCGACATATCGACCAACTAAGCAATATTAAAACCAAAGATATCGACTAAAGGCAACTGTTCGGGCGCAAGACTGGACACGAGACTGACATGCGACCAGCGTGAGCTCAATATGAATGTGTATATGtgatgtgtgtttgtgttccAAGACTTCCTCTGGCTACATGGAACTATTCACGGGCACGACAATGTGTCACGTGTTTGATGTGTGTAATACAACCAGAGGCGGATCCCTTAGTTcgagagaaaagaaaataatataaaaaataccGCTTACCTCTTATGACTGCTACTATGGCTTATTGTTTCCAATTCTTCATCCGTTGATGTTGTAGCCATTGAATCATCGCCATTACCACAACCATCTATCCCACGAAGTTTAATTCCCGATGATGCTagttgttgtggtggtggaacTAATGTTGTATATGTTGGCTGTTCGGAATCGTTCATCATGGAAAAATTACCACTGAAAGAAGATGAGCTTGCTGTCGAGGGTGGTATCGtcgaattattataatgCTGAGCAGTAACAACCGGattcgccatcatcatagtcaATGGATAGACttgtgtttgatgatgtcCATAATGTTGTGGCTGTGGATacataatttgaatgatggaCCAGTTTTTCTTAGACTGAAAAAATACgccaagtttttttcaacGTTCAGGGAGAATAATATATGAAGAACACGTGACCGAACGTATGCAAGTCActtgatcaaatgaatcgaCGATTGGTGATTGTGTATGATTCTTAAAATGTAAATGTTTGGACACACGCTTACTGTTGCTGGCCGCCTGTATATGACACGCGGTCGGAAGCTAGACCTtcatatgtatgtatgtttgaaTCTGGTGTGTGGATGCGGCTGTTGCCCTGAAactgtttcatttcaaatttacaGGGTGGTTCCAATTGCTCTATGCTCAACCAATTGGTGGAAACATATAGCATGTGGGCCGGTCTATTACGTTTCGAATGGACCGCCCTTTGTTTCCCACGAATATTTCCGAACcattttattcgaatttttttgatgtaaTTTTTATCGGGGGTagaatatttcatcatcatcgtcatcataaaatAAATCGTGGGAAAATCCCATTTTTCGATTCCTTCATAACATTTGCAGTTCTAAGAACCATAATTTGTGAAGTTTACCGAATTTGggtatttcttttttctggtaTTTTCCTAGccataatgataaatacGAACACAACATGTAAATGGCACGTGTCATCTTAATCAaggtcatcgtcatcatttatgaatcGAAACCTATTTTCGGACTGGATCAAATTGTAATTGTCAAGTGTCCGTTAGTCGTGATGAGCTAtcgaaattttaaaattaattttaaattaagaataattcttttctaatttgacaataacaaaaagCTATAAAGAAAGAGAGGTTGTCTTCTTCCGCTGCCAGTCTTTTCAGCTGCATTTCCTGTCCTGTGGTCATATAGTCATACTAAATAGCTTTAGACACGCGACATACACGCTCACACtaatataatgattgaaatgccaatttttgtttgtttgtttggtgtGGTGACATCATACCTGGTTCATTGGTTAGaggtgaaaaaaagttttgctcttttttctgttaattgaataataaaatttttttttttattagcgaaattgaaatttaaagtCCAAGTCTtctcattgaaatgaatttttaaattaataaaaatcattgtagatcaaaaaaaaattgatggacAACTTTTATGCCACACAGGAATTAGTCGATTATTGATTAGGCTTGGGATGCTAATGTAAAtacacattcacacacacacacatggtcCAATAGCCAATAATCGAGAACCAAATATCACAGTGGGAAAATGGCTTTCATTTTGTTCCCATAGTCAAACCGCTTCTATTCTATTCATGCTCGATTTGTACAATTAGAGCTGAACCATTTGGATCACTTCAAACACGTATATTTGTCCCAGTTCCATGCTCTCacctctctctctttttctcacTCACACGCGACCGGCATCGAGTCTAGGATCTGGCTTCGATGAGATCGTTTCGTTCGATTTGAGCCATTCAGACACTTTTTATACCACCGTAAAGTACAGTTATTAAGTCAtttatgacatttttttttcttcccgtcgttgttgttgattgggTTCTCACGGTTGTTTGTGTGCAAAATAACATAAACCGATCAGTTTGGGTCTCGCGGGttaaaaatttgatccatcagattttgatgttgtttgcaaaaaaaaattgtcatttttatttgtttatcaatatgagaaatttttatttcattcatttctctGGTGATTGTAATCGAATACACTTTATTCACTCAATCGTATTGaatattgacaatttttttttcttattcgtTTTTGGCATCTTAAAAACATGCATCCCGGAATTCGAAATTGTTTGGTCATTCATATAGCAGCTGCAGGAAGCcgaattctatttttttatttttattttattttattttttttttttgttaatcatttcaaaacTTAATGTTATTCGAAAACAAGATTGACCAACCTAATAAATTGCGTGACAATTGTTCTCGATGCGGCCGACCGGTCTAACCGtggaaatgagaaaaaaaacctctgTAATTGTGGTTTTAGTAGTTGGCCAccatagtcatcatcatcatcgttatagTCATGGCAGGTGGAGAATACCAACGCTCATCATTGTGTTTGGTTTAGCACAGCAagtcaaatcatcatcaacaacaacaacaacaaaaataatagaCCATAGGATCCGTCAATATGAACCACTTGGGACAAATTAagtgtttttcattcattcagagaattcaattttctttgtttccgACTTGTTTTGATAGCAACAAACTGTCCAATTTTACATGAGAGAGTAACAGTTCGGGCTTCATCAATCAAACGTTagcaaatcaaaatattgatgtccataatgaaaatgaaagtttttataatttttaaaaatgaaatttcaaaacaaatttcagaaatttttgattgcttgatcatcatcatcatcatcaacatcaatcgatcaattaaAGTCAAATCaagataattgaaaaaaaaccatccgAAAAGAATTGTGctagtagttttttttaaatctatttttgtttgatcgatttattgatgaatccTTTGAGACAACCACAATTTGTATGAATAACAGTCatgaaaatatcaattgTCCCAAGTGTAGTGTGGCTGGTATATGTTATAAactagaatcatcatcaaaacctATAAAGGTGGTtagagaatattttttttcttctgttttttGGTTCGGAATTGCGTGTTGACACGTCACAATTCGATTcttgaaacagaaaaatccACCGAGAGACataaataatcatgatcatcatcgaacgATACTGCGGTAAATCTGCTACAATGGTCACCGATTGTAatatgtgaattttttatcgAACGATTTTTATatgcaaaataaaacataCCATACAACAAAGAACATTTATAATTTGGACACAAACAAGATTCTATGAGAATAatagacaagaaaaaaaaacattaattccatttgataaaatattcattatagTACGCTGGTTCGTAATCAccaacgaattttttttttgttgctgctcAAAttagatttcaattttcaatgtttcgaATATGTTTCGCTTATCAATCATGGTTCCATTGTTTCCAATATGGATTTTATTTGCCCTTTTGCTTCAGATTCTGGAAATACTTCCAACGTTCGTAAGGATTTTTgtcgaaaattttccaaaattgATCGTGATTGTCGCAGACCATTACCTTTACGTATGATGTCAATAAATTCTTGTTGATTCATAATAAATTCACCggattgttttttgaatgcattcttttgaatcattcgatCAAATGATCGGCCAGATTCAATGGAATGCATTATAACCGGTAATGAACATAGATCCAATGAATAACTATTGATTGGCTCTTCATAATTGCCATTATTGTCGAACCATTTGATCTCCTGATATGCTTTGTTAAAAAAGCCAAAATTCTGGCCAAAATCATACGCCTTTTTCTGCAATTGTTCATCGAAACCAACCAATTTAAGTGTTGATCGGCAGCCGAATGCAGGTAAACAGGCATTTAGAAGGAAATTTTTCTCTAACCAATAATCAACGTTCATTTTTCGGCTCAAATCAAGCGATTCAACTTCGGCAAGAAATTGTCCGGTAGAAGTGTTGACCAAAACCGATACCATCATATCAATAACTTCAATATTTCCCATATCGGCCAATTCTTTCCATGCTTTAGCCCAGAGAAAATCGCCATACAGAACGGAAATTTTATTACTCAGATTAAGTTGTGTTTCAATGGATCCAGAATCCAATGTATTAAATGCAACGTTTCGTACCTGTCGATGTATAAGTACTGCCATATGTATCATTTCAACTATTTTAGCTAGACGCCATTGTATTGTTGAAATATCTTTCTGTTCCAATTGTATTCCATTGTTGGATGATAAAGCTGCCTTTGAAATCAATAGAACAATCAAACCCCGTATAAAATGATCGGAAGATGATTCATTCTCATATAATCTATCAAATATaatgtgaaaaattgaaaaacaacatttttttttataaaagtTCACTTACTTTTGTATTTCCGAAAGTGAATAATTGGTGCCAACTAATTTCTGTAGAATTTGCGTTATGACCATCACTTCTTCAGCGATTAAATTCTGTAGATTTGGTTGtgtttgatcattttgatcgCCTTTTGTCAATATTCGTTTTGCATTAGATAATGTTTGATCCAATCTGGAACTGATGGGAATTTCTTTCTCtacttgttgttgatgccGTCTAGACATCGACGTGGCAATAGATAGATGTACATTTCGAAATGATGTAAATTTCGTTGTAGCCAATTTGACCAGTAGCGATGAACGAATTGATTGCATTATTGATGAAGACAAAAAGccaaaaattcgaattcaatGAAGTGAtttacatacaaacaaaaattccaatcaaattttaataattaagTATATGTTGTTGTATGTCAATCGAACCGAATTTTagttaaagttttttttcaacatttacaTTGAAAAGAGAGTGTATATAACGGACACACAATAAATAGACtaataaatgtgtgtgtgtgtgtccaaaTAGGTCACTAggtaacaaacaaatttttatttttgttatttttgattgGCCGGTAAGTCGGTTAAGTCGAATGACCAGTATGC
This window of the Dermatophagoides farinae isolate YC_2012a chromosome 3, ASM2471394v1, whole genome shotgun sequence genome carries:
- the LOC124494808 gene encoding uncharacterized protein LOC124494808, encoding MWRKNAQTTNSNHHHQHHHSHDHNHHHQQQQQQASHHVQSMANNHLTHPHHQPQQHHSSNSFTQPNDKFSIQMGDANSLDSNCHLMSRKKRRGMIEKRRRDRINNSLHELKRLVPAAFEKQGSAKLEKAEILQMTVDHLRMLHSKGFDAFSFDPHKFATDYHIIGFRECAAECARYLVVHEGLDFQDPLRLRLISHLQCYSAQREISLKSSTGWNPSLFTTPMNNSAQPSSSATSTSTSSTLAASTTSATITNSSSTFHSSSSSSTTTNTTSQAPNSGCSDSNNNMQTSMPSSYQQTSNVKSDSNPSNTQHSSYSTGYYGQYDTTGKLDQINGISSMSCNNTGIKSPMSPAFTTLNYPGASSATVAIPNSPSTTTNSYSYSYPAAGVGGSYFAPTATAASYMTTMMPGAASMAVASGSNQPGIPGQTGQSNGQTNVNSVKHYRPWGTELAY
- the Pdss2 gene encoding decaprenyl diphosphate synthase subunit 2, which gives rise to MQSIRSSLLVKLATTKFTSFRNVHLSIATSMSRRHQQQVEKEIPISSRLDQTLSNAKRILTKGDQNDQTQPNLQNLIAEEVMVITQILQKLVGTNYSLSEIQKLYENESSSDHFIRGLIVLLISKAALSSNNGIQLEQKDISTIQWRLAKIVEMIHMAVLIHRQVRNVAFNTLDSGSIETQLNLSNKISVLYGDFLWAKAWKELADMGNIEVIDMMVSVLVNTSTGQFLAEVESLDLSRKMNVDYWLEKNFLLNACLPAFGCRSTLKLVGFDEQLQKKAYDFGQNFGFFNKAYQEIKWFDNNGNYEEPINSYSLDLCSLPVIMHSIESGRSFDRMIQKNAFKKQSGEFIMNQQEFIDIIRKGNGLRQSRSILENFRQKSLRTLEVFPESEAKGQIKSILETMEP